Proteins encoded in a region of the Rothia mucilaginosa genome:
- a CDS encoding ferritin, translated as MSKSFYDLLNEQIGHEFAASHQYLSMAIWLDGEDLPQLAKFFYQQSLEEREHALMMVQYKLDRGHKVEIPAVPAVKNDFENVQEIVDMSLAQEKVVTGQIEALFSAARAENYALGEQFILWFLKEQVEEVATMETLVTIVKRANGNLFDLENYVARELAHDHGQESGAPAIAGS; from the coding sequence ATGTCTAAGTCTTTCTACGACCTTCTGAACGAGCAGATTGGCCACGAGTTCGCTGCATCCCACCAGTACCTGTCCATGGCTATCTGGCTCGACGGTGAGGACCTGCCCCAGCTGGCTAAGTTCTTCTACCAGCAGTCCCTCGAAGAGCGCGAGCACGCACTCATGATGGTTCAGTACAAGCTGGACCGCGGCCACAAGGTCGAGATTCCCGCTGTTCCCGCCGTCAAGAACGACTTCGAGAACGTTCAGGAAATCGTTGACATGTCCCTGGCTCAGGAGAAGGTTGTCACCGGTCAGATCGAGGCTCTGTTCTCCGCAGCACGCGCTGAGAACTACGCACTGGGCGAGCAGTTCATCCTCTGGTTCCTGAAGGAGCAGGTTGAGGAAGTTGCCACCATGGAGACCCTGGTGACCATCGTGAAGCGCGCAAACGGCAACCTCTTCGACCTGGAGAACTACGTTGCACGCGAGCTGGCACACGACCACGGTCAGGAATCCGGCGCACCCGCAATCGCTGGTTCCTAA
- the nhaA gene encoding Na+/H+ antiporter NhaA has translation MTHTNPDTLSRGSYSNSRRVADILRAESVGGTVLLIATVLAVVLANTPASTLYFGLRDTVVGPVIPGFNHLQMSVGTWAADGLLVVFFFLTGLELKKEFVIGDLKSPSTAIVPIAAAFGGVAVPAIIYTALNFTSPTALRGWAIPTATDIAFAVSVLAAVGTFLPSAMRVFLLTLAVVDDLIAICIIAIFYTNNFHGEYLLFALIPLALFAFIAYRGETMLHLKPLAAWLLLLPLGIITWALFLESGIHATISGVVLGFLVPVKMSARSEAAQAEHGLAEVLEHRFRPLSTGICVPIFAFFSAGVAVGGFEGLGRALTDSVAVGIMVGLVAGKTIGIFGTTWLVTRFKNANLDPDIAWIDVVGLAATSGIGFTVSLLVAELSFPHGSAHTEDAKIAILVGSVLAAIVGASILSRRNKHYRALAEKESVDADDNGIPDVFEDTYRDPKAEA, from the coding sequence ATGACTCACACCAACCCAGATACCCTCAGCCGCGGCTCGTATAGCAACTCACGCCGCGTAGCCGATATTCTGCGTGCAGAATCAGTCGGCGGTACCGTGCTTCTGATCGCAACGGTACTGGCAGTAGTACTCGCCAACACCCCCGCCTCCACCCTCTACTTTGGTCTGCGAGACACCGTGGTCGGCCCGGTTATCCCCGGCTTCAACCACCTACAGATGAGCGTCGGTACCTGGGCGGCAGACGGTCTGCTCGTCGTTTTCTTCTTCCTCACCGGTCTGGAGCTGAAGAAAGAATTCGTGATCGGTGACCTCAAGTCGCCGTCCACCGCTATTGTGCCGATTGCGGCTGCTTTCGGCGGCGTTGCGGTGCCCGCAATTATCTACACGGCTCTGAACTTCACCAGCCCCACCGCTCTGCGCGGTTGGGCTATCCCCACCGCAACCGATATTGCGTTTGCGGTGTCTGTTCTCGCCGCAGTGGGCACTTTCCTCCCCTCGGCGATGCGTGTCTTCCTGCTGACCCTGGCTGTGGTCGACGACCTGATTGCAATCTGCATTATCGCGATTTTCTACACCAATAACTTCCACGGCGAGTACCTGCTCTTTGCACTCATCCCCCTCGCCCTTTTCGCGTTCATCGCCTACCGCGGTGAGACCATGCTGCACCTGAAGCCGCTGGCTGCCTGGTTGCTGCTTCTGCCCCTGGGTATTATCACCTGGGCGCTCTTCCTTGAGTCCGGTATTCACGCCACCATTTCTGGTGTGGTTCTGGGCTTCCTAGTGCCCGTGAAGATGTCCGCTCGCTCTGAGGCGGCGCAGGCTGAACACGGTCTTGCGGAGGTGCTGGAGCACCGCTTCCGCCCCCTCTCTACCGGCATCTGCGTGCCGATTTTCGCGTTCTTCAGCGCGGGTGTGGCTGTGGGCGGTTTTGAAGGCCTCGGACGCGCCCTCACCGACTCCGTGGCGGTCGGCATTATGGTTGGGCTGGTTGCCGGTAAGACCATCGGTATTTTTGGTACCACCTGGCTCGTCACCCGCTTCAAGAACGCTAACCTCGACCCGGATATCGCCTGGATTGACGTGGTCGGTCTGGCTGCAACCAGTGGTATCGGTTTCACCGTGTCCCTGCTGGTGGCTGAGCTGTCCTTCCCGCACGGCTCGGCGCACACCGAGGACGCAAAGATTGCGATTCTCGTCGGCTCTGTTCTGGCTGCCATTGTGGGTGCGTCTATCCTGTCTCGCCGAAACAAGCACTACCGTGCGCTGGCTGAGAAGGAAAGCGTGGATGCTGACGACAACGGCATCCCCGACGTCTTCGAAGACACCTACCGTGACCCAAAGGCTGAAGCCTAG
- a CDS encoding alanine/glycine:cation symporter family protein, whose amino-acid sequence MDFLLNIIGDINTQTAELTSSVDAVQNWMWSNFLYYALIAAGLYITIRTRGVQWRSIKEMIRVLGDPVAREADGKKSISSFRAFTVSAASRVGTGTVAGVALAIAMGGPGAVFWMWVIAAVGAASAFAESLLGQLYKERGKDSYIGGPAYYMKRGLNAPWMGYIFVAFIVVTYAFVFVAVQTNAVVDAAANSFNIDVSGTNSMGFRITIGLIMVALTAAIIFGGIRAISSVTEWLVPIMAVLYLLLGLLVVLLNISEVPNMLLMIFQGAFGIKEFVTGGAMGAVIWGMKRGLLTNEAGMGTAPNAGATATISHPAKQGYVQTLGVYFDTMMACTVTAFIVLLSNPTYGDRSRGASLTQSALAMQLGDWAVHFLTIAIFMFAFSTVIGNYYYGESNMRFVTEHKLPMTIFRALVLVFVFFGAISSLDLVWTTADMLNAGMVIVNLTAVLLMTPQVVAVLKNYEAQRKAGLEPIFKASDMPELKNLAAWDGTDAVTTREFWAEYDAKAAERRAAKKAKKVSR is encoded by the coding sequence GTGGATTTTCTTCTGAATATCATCGGGGACATTAATACGCAGACTGCGGAACTGACTTCCTCCGTGGATGCCGTGCAGAACTGGATGTGGAGTAATTTCCTCTACTACGCTCTGATTGCGGCTGGTCTGTACATTACGATCCGCACTCGCGGTGTGCAGTGGCGTTCCATTAAGGAAATGATCCGCGTCCTGGGTGACCCGGTTGCTCGTGAGGCTGACGGTAAGAAGAGTATTTCTTCGTTCCGTGCGTTTACTGTTTCGGCTGCTTCTCGTGTGGGTACCGGTACTGTTGCGGGTGTTGCTTTGGCTATTGCTATGGGCGGCCCGGGTGCTGTGTTCTGGATGTGGGTTATTGCTGCTGTTGGTGCAGCTTCTGCTTTCGCGGAGTCCCTTCTGGGTCAGCTGTACAAGGAGCGCGGTAAGGATTCTTACATTGGTGGTCCGGCGTACTACATGAAGCGCGGTCTGAATGCTCCGTGGATGGGTTACATCTTCGTGGCGTTCATTGTGGTCACTTATGCGTTTGTGTTTGTGGCGGTTCAGACGAATGCTGTGGTGGATGCTGCGGCGAACTCGTTCAACATTGATGTTTCGGGTACTAACTCGATGGGCTTCCGCATCACTATTGGTCTGATTATGGTGGCGCTGACTGCGGCTATTATTTTCGGTGGTATTCGCGCGATTTCTTCGGTGACTGAGTGGCTGGTACCGATTATGGCGGTGCTGTATCTGCTGCTGGGCCTGCTGGTTGTTCTGCTGAACATCTCTGAGGTTCCGAATATGCTGCTGATGATTTTCCAGGGTGCTTTCGGTATTAAGGAGTTTGTGACCGGTGGCGCGATGGGCGCCGTGATTTGGGGTATGAAGCGTGGCCTGCTGACTAACGAGGCGGGTATGGGTACTGCTCCGAACGCTGGTGCGACCGCTACTATTTCTCACCCGGCTAAGCAGGGTTACGTGCAGACTCTGGGTGTTTACTTTGACACGATGATGGCGTGTACTGTGACCGCGTTTATTGTTCTGCTGTCGAATCCGACCTATGGTGATCGTTCGCGCGGTGCGTCGCTGACTCAGTCGGCGCTGGCTATGCAGCTGGGTGACTGGGCGGTTCACTTCCTGACTATCGCTATTTTCATGTTTGCGTTCTCGACTGTGATTGGTAACTACTACTACGGCGAGTCGAATATGCGTTTCGTGACTGAGCATAAGCTGCCGATGACTATTTTCCGTGCGCTGGTTCTGGTGTTCGTGTTCTTCGGCGCGATTTCTTCGCTGGATCTGGTGTGGACTACCGCGGATATGTTGAATGCCGGCATGGTGATTGTGAACTTGACGGCGGTTCTGTTGATGACTCCGCAGGTTGTTGCGGTGTTGAAGAACTATGAGGCTCAGCGTAAGGCTGGTTTGGAGCCGATTTTCAAGGCTTCGGATATGCCTGAGTTGAAGAATCTTGCGGCGTGGGATGGTACCGATGCGGTGACCACCCGTGAGTTCTGGGCTGAGTATGATGCGAAGGCTGCTGAGCGTCGTGCTGCAAAGAAAGCTAAGAAGGTTAGCCGCTAG
- a CDS encoding FhaA domain-containing protein, translating to MKFFDKLGKLEQGIGRTVGLSKGFGTFAKADVANRVRIMMDDESYVDGSGRTMAPNVYTLRFAPVDFPRVREWGNPFAVELCDLAISHARAQGYTLIGAVRVTFNVLDSLSEGEFEVVATFEPFSVPEAPASPSSLRGATNYAPVRPPRESSLPTRITKPAAQPAPPVQPAPQQAPAPRLNMPVPSPAAGAPRFFLEIEGRMHPVDRLPFVLGRGSDADFRLDDKGVSRRHLQLSMQGGAVVASDMGSTNGTLINGVPLRAPVVLANGSLLRMGNTRIIFHSSTGGAR from the coding sequence ATGAAGTTTTTCGACAAGCTGGGCAAGCTGGAGCAAGGCATCGGTCGCACTGTCGGCCTTTCCAAGGGCTTCGGCACCTTTGCGAAGGCGGATGTCGCTAACCGCGTCCGCATCATGATGGATGACGAGTCCTATGTGGACGGCAGTGGCCGCACTATGGCTCCTAATGTCTATACTCTCCGTTTTGCACCGGTTGATTTCCCTCGCGTGCGCGAGTGGGGCAACCCGTTCGCTGTTGAGCTGTGCGATTTGGCGATTTCACACGCCCGCGCGCAGGGTTACACCCTGATCGGTGCGGTTCGCGTGACGTTCAACGTTCTTGATTCTCTCTCTGAGGGCGAGTTTGAGGTTGTTGCGACCTTCGAGCCGTTCTCTGTGCCGGAGGCTCCGGCGTCCCCGTCGTCTCTGCGCGGTGCTACTAACTATGCGCCGGTGCGTCCGCCGCGTGAGTCTTCTTTGCCGACCCGCATTACGAAGCCTGCAGCTCAGCCGGCTCCGCCCGTTCAGCCTGCGCCTCAGCAGGCTCCGGCACCTCGCCTGAACATGCCGGTACCGTCCCCTGCGGCGGGTGCTCCCCGTTTCTTCTTGGAGATTGAGGGTCGCATGCACCCGGTGGATCGTCTGCCGTTTGTGTTGGGCCGCGGTTCTGATGCTGATTTTCGTCTGGATGATAAGGGCGTTTCTCGCCGTCACCTGCAGCTTTCGATGCAGGGTGGTGCGGTGGTCGCCTCCGATATGGGTTCTACTAATGGCACGCTGATTAATGGGGTGCCTTTGCGTGCGCCCGTGGTGCTGGCGAACGGTTCGCTGCTTCGCATGGGTAATACCCGCATCATTTTCCATAGTTCGACCGGAGGTGCCCGTTAA
- a CDS encoding superoxide dismutase, whose protein sequence is MAEKYTLPELPYDYAALEPHISAKIMELHHDKHHAAYVAGANAALEQLEEARENGAYGNVSKLSKDLAFNLGGHTNHSIFWNNLSPEGGDKPTGELAAAIDEFFGSFDKFREHFTNVALTIQGSGWAILAWDTVGKRLIIEQLYDQQGNISVALIPVLQLDMWEHAFYLDYQNVKGDYVKAFWNIVNWADVQARFERAVSQTKGLVL, encoded by the coding sequence ATGGCTGAAAAGTACACTCTCCCCGAGCTTCCCTACGACTACGCGGCGCTCGAGCCCCACATCTCCGCAAAGATCATGGAGCTGCACCACGACAAGCACCACGCAGCATACGTTGCAGGTGCTAACGCAGCTCTTGAGCAGCTCGAAGAGGCACGCGAGAACGGTGCGTACGGCAACGTCTCCAAGCTCTCCAAGGACCTGGCGTTCAACCTGGGTGGCCACACCAACCACTCGATTTTCTGGAACAACCTGTCCCCCGAGGGCGGCGACAAGCCCACCGGCGAGCTGGCAGCAGCAATTGACGAGTTCTTCGGCTCCTTCGACAAGTTCCGCGAGCACTTCACCAACGTTGCACTGACCATTCAGGGCTCCGGCTGGGCAATCCTCGCGTGGGACACCGTTGGCAAGCGCCTCATCATCGAGCAGCTTTACGATCAGCAGGGCAACATCTCCGTTGCACTGATCCCCGTTCTGCAGCTGGACATGTGGGAGCACGCATTCTACCTGGACTACCAGAACGTTAAGGGCGACTACGTCAAGGCATTCTGGAACATTGTGAACTGGGCTGACGTTCAGGCTCGCTTTGAGCGCGCAGTGTCCCAGACCAAGGGCCTGGTCCTCTAA
- the lysX gene encoding bifunctional lysylphosphatidylglycerol synthetase/lysine--tRNA ligase LysX, which translates to MMSHRTTSRRRTARAGQASAPPSRYAETSARVVIGVYSFAALLTTFAWIISPLRHGRGFTWWEVIADLLNIPSTHTLPSAITMIVMVSGLIVRKRAALIAAIVFQVLGALIATHSAFTLAFPAGIMPKDRIFSSTVDTLSIVFACVLVPFLFSIRSAFPARIGRLSWVGAALTAVGGILLTTLVLWYLCHIGVWEPLRFITPWELLMHGMGIERTHPGVWAADVVAFLASFGYGASLVAALYLLARGYRAPDAWTGEKELKIRALLQQYGANDSLSYFATRRDKQVIFSPDQRAAITYRSVGSVCLASSDPVGDPDSWDAAIEQWMLQARSYGWVPAALSVSEAGARAYNRAGLSIIQMGEEAVLEADRFTLNDTSMLPVRQAVQRVRRGGYTVQMRRFSELDEQQRQQVAENISAWRHGRVERGFSMALNRVNDPADSSSLLVSTHDESGRMVALLSFVPWGPTGLSLDVMRRSPDAPNGVVEFMVASLMEQAASLGVRRVSLNFAMFGHIFEAADQVGASAWNRFASRSLGVLDRFLQLRRLYRFNLKFAPLWVPRFLATEPTLAMANVVFAAGMAEGFLPNLSARRLQDQEQRLSADELEALQQMQLAAVDELPEVSRSDQTQHRLRHLEALRAAGMEPYPLGGEKGSNGASVLGIKDALRIFSSANIPDSEFIVSGRIRALRNHGGVLFVTLIEGGITLQVVMERNLVGERLLNLASRNLDTGDIITVQGSYGASRNGTPSLIASTWSMASKSLHPIPFDSFTDPEARLRRRSTDLLVHPDQMRNLRLRTAVIKALRARLDAEGFLEVETPILHTVHGGASARPFRTYINAYGEDLTLRIAPELYLKRLVVGGSGPVYELGRDFRNEGADATHNPEFTVLEAYRPYADYVQMRELTERLIKDAAQAVFGSVSLPLGHKASSERTVSDVSGPWRVVSVCDALSEALGRRVDVQTDFEELLVLAQQHGVRVHEGMGPGAIVEELYGELVEAHTVEPTFYTDFSAETSPLAAPHRSVPGLAERWDLVINGMEMGCAYSELADPLVQRERLTEQSLKAASGDLEAMEVDEDFLYALETGMPPTGGLGLGVDRLVMLLAQTQIRGVLSFPFVKPERS; encoded by the coding sequence ATGATGTCTCACCGCACTACCTCACGTCGCCGTACAGCACGAGCAGGGCAGGCGTCTGCGCCTCCCTCTAGGTATGCAGAGACATCAGCACGCGTGGTCATCGGGGTGTATTCTTTTGCCGCGCTTCTGACCACGTTCGCGTGGATTATCTCTCCTCTGCGGCACGGCCGTGGCTTCACCTGGTGGGAAGTCATTGCGGACCTGCTGAATATTCCCTCCACGCATACTCTGCCCAGCGCCATCACGATGATTGTGATGGTGTCCGGGCTGATTGTGCGCAAGCGCGCTGCCCTCATTGCGGCGATTGTTTTTCAGGTGCTCGGCGCGCTGATCGCGACCCATAGCGCTTTCACGCTGGCGTTCCCGGCGGGAATCATGCCGAAGGACCGTATTTTCTCCTCGACGGTCGATACTCTCTCCATCGTGTTTGCGTGTGTGCTGGTGCCGTTCCTTTTCTCGATTCGTTCGGCGTTCCCGGCACGCATTGGTCGCCTCTCGTGGGTGGGTGCGGCATTGACGGCTGTTGGCGGTATCCTGCTGACTACCCTGGTGCTCTGGTACCTCTGCCACATTGGTGTGTGGGAGCCGTTGCGTTTCATCACCCCGTGGGAGCTACTCATGCACGGCATGGGTATTGAGCGTACGCATCCTGGTGTTTGGGCTGCTGATGTGGTGGCTTTCTTGGCTTCGTTTGGTTACGGTGCCTCGCTGGTTGCGGCGCTGTACCTGTTGGCGCGCGGTTACCGTGCCCCGGATGCGTGGACCGGTGAGAAGGAGCTGAAGATTCGCGCCCTGCTGCAGCAGTACGGTGCCAATGATTCGCTCTCCTATTTTGCGACGCGCCGCGATAAGCAGGTTATTTTCTCTCCCGATCAGAGGGCGGCGATTACGTACCGCTCGGTGGGTTCGGTGTGTTTGGCGTCGAGCGACCCGGTGGGTGACCCTGATTCGTGGGATGCCGCGATTGAGCAGTGGATGCTGCAGGCGCGTAGTTACGGTTGGGTTCCTGCGGCTCTGAGCGTGAGTGAGGCGGGTGCTCGCGCCTATAACCGTGCGGGCTTGTCGATTATTCAGATGGGTGAGGAGGCGGTTCTTGAGGCGGACCGTTTCACGCTCAATGACACGTCGATGCTGCCGGTGCGTCAGGCGGTTCAGCGTGTGCGCCGCGGCGGGTACACGGTGCAGATGCGCCGTTTTTCAGAGCTGGATGAGCAGCAGCGCCAGCAGGTTGCGGAGAATATTTCTGCGTGGCGTCATGGGCGTGTGGAGCGCGGTTTTTCGATGGCTCTGAATCGTGTGAATGATCCGGCGGATTCTTCCTCGCTGCTGGTTTCGACTCATGATGAGTCAGGCCGGATGGTGGCTCTGCTGTCGTTCGTCCCGTGGGGTCCTACCGGCCTGTCGTTGGATGTTATGCGCCGCTCCCCCGATGCGCCTAATGGTGTGGTGGAGTTTATGGTGGCGTCGCTGATGGAGCAGGCGGCGTCTTTGGGTGTGCGTCGGGTGTCGCTGAATTTTGCGATGTTCGGCCATATTTTTGAGGCTGCTGATCAGGTGGGTGCGTCGGCGTGGAACCGTTTTGCTTCCCGCTCTTTGGGTGTGCTGGATCGTTTTCTGCAATTGCGCCGTCTGTACCGTTTCAATCTGAAGTTTGCCCCACTGTGGGTTCCTCGTTTTTTGGCGACGGAGCCGACGTTGGCGATGGCGAATGTTGTGTTTGCTGCGGGTATGGCGGAGGGTTTCTTGCCGAACCTGTCGGCGCGCCGTTTGCAGGATCAGGAGCAGCGTCTTTCTGCTGATGAGTTGGAGGCTCTTCAGCAGATGCAGCTTGCTGCCGTGGATGAGCTTCCTGAGGTGTCGCGTAGCGATCAGACTCAGCATCGTCTGCGCCATCTGGAGGCGCTGCGTGCGGCGGGTATGGAGCCGTATCCGCTGGGTGGTGAGAAGGGCAGTAATGGCGCCTCTGTGCTGGGTATCAAGGATGCTCTGCGTATATTCTCTTCCGCAAATATTCCAGATTCGGAATTTATAGTTTCGGGCCGTATTCGCGCGCTTCGCAACCACGGTGGGGTCCTTTTTGTGACCCTTATTGAAGGTGGCATAACCCTGCAGGTCGTCATGGAGCGCAACCTGGTGGGTGAACGCCTGCTGAACCTCGCCTCCCGCAACCTGGATACTGGCGATATCATCACCGTGCAGGGTAGCTACGGGGCGAGCCGCAATGGCACCCCATCGCTGATTGCATCCACCTGGTCCATGGCGTCGAAGAGTCTGCACCCCATCCCCTTCGACTCCTTTACCGACCCGGAGGCGCGTCTGCGTCGCCGTTCCACGGACCTGTTGGTGCATCCGGATCAGATGCGGAATCTGCGTTTGCGCACCGCGGTGATTAAGGCGTTGCGTGCCCGACTGGATGCGGAGGGTTTCCTTGAGGTGGAGACCCCGATTCTGCATACGGTGCATGGTGGCGCGAGCGCGCGTCCGTTCCGCACGTATATCAACGCCTATGGTGAGGATTTGACGCTGCGTATTGCGCCGGAGCTGTACCTGAAGCGTCTGGTGGTGGGTGGTAGCGGTCCGGTGTATGAGCTGGGTCGTGATTTCCGTAATGAGGGTGCTGATGCGACCCATAATCCGGAGTTTACGGTGCTTGAGGCGTATCGTCCGTATGCGGATTATGTGCAGATGCGAGAGTTGACGGAGCGTCTGATTAAGGATGCTGCGCAGGCGGTGTTTGGTTCGGTGTCTTTGCCGCTGGGTCATAAGGCGTCGAGTGAGCGCACGGTATCTGATGTGTCGGGTCCGTGGCGTGTGGTGTCGGTGTGTGATGCCCTGTCGGAGGCGCTGGGTCGCCGCGTGGATGTGCAGACGGATTTTGAGGAGCTGCTGGTTCTGGCGCAGCAGCACGGTGTGCGTGTTCATGAGGGTATGGGTCCGGGCGCCATCGTTGAGGAGCTGTATGGTGAGCTGGTTGAGGCGCATACGGTGGAGCCGACGTTCTATACGGATTTCTCTGCGGAGACGAGTCCGCTTGCGGCGCCGCATCGTAGTGTTCCGGGTTTGGCGGAGCGTTGGGATTTGGTGATTAACGGCATGGAGATGGGCTGTGCGTATTCCGAGTTGGCGGATCCGCTGGTGCAGCGTGAGCGTCTGACGGAGCAGTCGTTGAAGGCGGCTTCGGGTGATCTGGAGGCGATGGAGGTGGATGAGGATTTCCTGTACGCCTTGGAGACGGGTATGCCGCCGACGGGTGGTTTGGGTCTGGGTGTGGACCGTTTGGTGATGCTGTTGGCTCAGACGCAGATTCGTGGGGTTTTGTCGTTCCCGTTTGTGAAGCCTGAGCGTTCATAG
- a CDS encoding PLDc N-terminal domain-containing protein — translation MNWNAVLELVVTVVFLAGIALALLCLVTIHRNPYFSEVQKLKWLLLVLCLPYVGPVTWLLRARLERIDRERAEHERMVRGSATASSATASSATASGAAASGGVSDSAS, via the coding sequence ATGAATTGGAATGCTGTACTGGAGCTGGTGGTCACGGTCGTTTTTCTGGCTGGTATTGCGCTGGCGCTACTGTGCTTGGTGACCATTCATCGGAATCCGTATTTTTCTGAGGTGCAGAAGTTGAAGTGGCTTCTGCTGGTGTTGTGCCTACCGTATGTGGGTCCGGTGACGTGGTTGTTGCGTGCGCGTTTGGAACGTATTGACCGGGAACGTGCTGAACACGAGCGTATGGTGCGGGGTTCCGCGACTGCTTCCAGTGCGACTGCATCCAGTGCGACTGCATCCGGTGCGGCGGCTTCCGGTGGAGTGTCCGATAGCGCCTCATAG
- a CDS encoding FHA domain-containing protein FhaB/FipA: MASELTVTILRYAFLALIWFFVFLVVSAARRDLGLGKNYRAAPVDAVPEATHIAPPPTRPSQLVITAGAQAGAMMQLGDHPITIGRANDIEVSLQDDYASGRHARLFPQGSRWFLEDLNSTNGTFVNGERLTRATPIEPGDDFRVGGTTMQLRG, encoded by the coding sequence ATGGCGTCCGAACTGACTGTTACTATCCTTCGTTACGCTTTTCTGGCGCTCATCTGGTTCTTTGTTTTCCTGGTGGTTTCGGCTGCTCGCCGTGACCTTGGTTTGGGTAAGAACTATCGTGCGGCGCCGGTTGATGCTGTTCCGGAGGCTACCCATATTGCGCCTCCGCCGACTCGCCCTTCGCAGCTTGTGATTACTGCGGGTGCGCAGGCTGGCGCGATGATGCAGCTGGGTGATCACCCGATTACTATTGGCCGCGCTAATGACATTGAGGTGTCCCTGCAGGATGATTACGCCTCGGGCCGTCATGCGCGTCTGTTCCCTCAGGGTTCCCGTTGGTTCCTGGAGGATTTGAATTCTACTAATGGTACGTTCGTCAATGGCGAGCGTCTGACTCGTGCGACCCCGATTGAGCCCGGTGATGATTTCCGCGTTGGCGGTACCACCATGCAGTTGAGGGGCTAG
- a CDS encoding MarR family winged helix-turn-helix transcriptional regulator produces MSIPTTSAQQPENASHSESTQWLSPQEREGWLFISSIIFSLTRKLENQLQTEAGISFVEYMVLAMLSESKDHSLTMTELAITTNTLPARLSRVVARLEKDGYVRRSLSAEDRRVSICHLLPAGEQKVQEVAPGHVNEVRRQIFDHLTTEQVEHLAEIGEAVLGNTPSNVISIDALQRGEYPAQ; encoded by the coding sequence GTGTCCATACCAACCACGTCTGCGCAGCAGCCGGAGAATGCCTCGCACAGCGAATCCACCCAGTGGCTCTCCCCGCAAGAGAGAGAAGGCTGGCTCTTTATCAGCTCCATCATCTTCAGCCTCACCCGCAAGCTAGAGAATCAGCTACAAACCGAGGCTGGCATCAGCTTCGTTGAATACATGGTGCTTGCAATGCTTTCCGAGTCCAAGGATCATTCCCTGACCATGACCGAGCTGGCAATCACTACGAACACTCTTCCCGCACGCCTCTCACGAGTCGTAGCGCGTTTGGAGAAGGATGGATACGTCCGCCGTTCCCTCAGCGCCGAAGACCGCCGAGTCAGCATCTGTCACCTGCTCCCCGCAGGCGAGCAGAAGGTTCAGGAGGTCGCACCCGGCCACGTGAACGAAGTACGCCGCCAGATTTTCGACCACCTCACGACCGAGCAGGTTGAGCACCTCGCAGAAATCGGCGAGGCAGTCCTGGGCAACACACCCTCAAACGTCATCTCCATTGATGCACTCCAGCGCGGAGAATACCCCGCACAATAA